Below is a window of Eschrichtius robustus isolate mEscRob2 chromosome 13, mEscRob2.pri, whole genome shotgun sequence DNA.
TGTGTCACCTGTTCCATGAAACATGTCTCCCATTTCTTCCGTTCTCCAGTGTTACTGTCCTGTACACCCAGGGGTGTCTTGTCCTTAACAGTCCTGACTGTTGGAGTGGGTGAAAAAGTACTACGGGCCCTAATCCCTTAGTAATAGAGGAGAACGAACCCCATGCTATTTGCTCCCTTCTGTTTCTCCCGTCCTTTCAGGTTCTCCCTTGTTCTCTGTATTCCAGGCGCAAGCCTAGCCAAGGATGACGGTAAGGAATCAGATTTCTGGAAGATGCTTCACAAGCCAGAGGAACAGGCGCCAGAGAGGGGGGAGGCACAGGCTGAGGTGAGAGCCAGCTTCCTAGCCGTTTCTCTGATGAAGCTGAACCTGGGCTTTGGGCTGGAGGGCCACTCAAGCTGAGGTCATTATGATGAGATGACCTCCATTtacctagggatgcaaggatttacCCAGAGTCATTGCTTTAAGAGTATGGTTGGCATGCATAAGCCTGCGTACTTGACTCTGCCCTTTCCTTCTCATCAGGAGCAGGAACCAAACCTTGAGGCAACGGATCCAGCGCCAGGCTCCCACGATGGTGAGTGAACCCTCCACGTCTCCTTTACCGCTTGAATGTATTCTCAGGTTCTGCAGGGAgcaggtggggggtaggggtagAGCTAGAGCACTGGGAGGGAGGTCGGGCAGCCAGGCCAGCAGCAGATTCCTTTTTATGGGGGCGCGTGGAAGACCAGGGGACTCGGCAGCTTGTTAGCGTCCTCCTCTCTCTCGCCTGTGAGGCCCCCTTAGGCCACGTGAGCGCTCTCTGGAGCGGTATGTTGGGCCCTATCTCTCAGACTGGACAGGTAGCTCTGCAGGCAGGGACCATGTCCTTCCTTGGCCTCCTCAACTCCTCTCCTTAGGAAGTAAAAACAGAATTAATTTAAGACACGGTGGGTCCATTCCTATTCTTTCATCACAGATTTTCAGAACAACGTGCAGGTCAAAGTGATTCGGAGTCCTGCAGACTTGATTCGATTGATAGAGGAGCTGAAGGGTGGAACAAGAAAGGTATGGGCCCTGCTCCAGGGAGGGGTGGAACCTGCCTCCCTGCTGGGAGCATTCGGAAAACCACCCCTGACCTGGGCCTGACCTGGGCCTGACCTGGGCCCCAAAGAGCTGCCTCAACTTCCTTTACTCCTCCTGAGTCCCCCGCTACCACATCCCTGTTTGTCTGCCCCCCACGCGTCTACAGAAACCCCAGCCATCTAccatctccctctttctcccgATCCCCACCCAGGGGAAGCCAAAGGCAGGCCAAGAGCAGCCTGGAGACAGTGCTGCAGAAGTCCCTCCCAGGGGACCGGAGGTGAAGGAAAAGGGTGATCCAGAACATCAGAACGAGGTGGAAGAAGAGGAGGACGATGAGGATGAAGAAGATGATGAGGATGAAAGGCAGCTGCTGGGAGAATTTGAGAAGGAACTGGAAGGGATACTGCTCCCGTCAGACCGAGACCGGCTCCGTGCGGAGGTGAAGGCTGGCATGGAGCGGGAGCTGGAGAGCATCATCCAGGAGGTGAGCTCCACTCTTCCGCCTGCTGCTGCCGCAGCTGCCAGCGCCTGTGGGCGGGCCAGGCCCAGGGACCGGAGGAGAACAGGGGCAGCACCTCGCCTGCCTGGGACATATGACCTGGCGCCCTGAACCGCTAGTTGCTTACTTAATTAAAAGGGGGGATGGTGGGGAAGGGGTCAGAGAGAAGGATGAGACTGAGATACTGTTCCTCCGTGGAGCATGGACTGCCCCTCACACTGCAGACCCTTGACTGTCCACCCCCACGTTGGGCctcccagacagagaaagagctgGACCCAGACGGGCTGAAGAAGGAGTCGGAGCGTGATCGGGCTATGCTGGCCCTGACATCCACCCTCAACAAACTCATCAAAAGGCTGGAGGAAAAACAGGCTCCAGAGCTGATGAAGAAGCACCAGAAAAGGAGGGTTGTCCCCCAAAAGCGTCCCCCATCCCCCCAACCAGCAGGTGAGAACTATCAGACAGGAAGGAAGAGCCAGGTCCATCATCTTGATCCCTTCTGAGAATGctcactgtctctctctttctgggaTACTGTTCTCACGCTTGCCTTCTTCCCAACACCTCTATCCCTTTGCCTGGTTACCTCCTAGTCGTCCTTTTGGGAAGCAGCTTTCAGTAGGCCACAGGGCCTCTGGCTTGCTTGCATGACTGTTTTCCGGCTTGCTCCTGTACATCCAGTGCCTAGCACTTTGGCCGGCACCTCGTGGGTGATCAGTAGATATTAACCGAATGAATGATGTGAGCCTGTGTGCGGAAGACCGCACGCCTGTGTCAGGTGCTGCCTGTCGATGGCTAGCACTGCGCAGGGAGCGGCCCCAGCTATCAGGGTGTCAGTGGGGCAGGCCTGCTGCTCATAAGCCAGCTGCCTGGACAGACTTGAAGTTCCCTTCCTCTTGCACCCCTTGTGTCCGTTCCACGGGGCCTATGGGTGTGGAGACCAGGCATTCCAAATGGAATGTCCTAGTTTCAAACCTTCCATCCCATTATCTCTATTATAAACACTGAAATGTCTTTTGAGTCCCGACATTGTGGGGTGCCAAACCAGTTTTCCAACCTGCTTCTTAAAACAAACTTCTTTGCAGGCCCAGGTGGCCTGATTTTTGCTTCAGAAAACAGTCGTTTTCCTGTAGGTGATGGGCAGAATTATCGGGtcgggagggaagaaaggagactGAAGTTGGTGGAGGGAGCTTTATGGGTtgcagtggggtggggtgatgggtACTAATTTATTTTGAGCACTGGCTAATATACATGTTCGAGATGGAATAACTGCCGAAACCAACTGATGGCTTACGGAGAGGCGACCACCACAGCCCCTCACCCTGGAGTCACGGCTCTGCTTTgtgtctccctgtgtgtctccccCTCTAAGAGGAGGATCCTGAGCACAGAGTCCGGGTCCGGGTCACCAAGCTCCGTCACGGAGGCCCCAATCAGGATCTGACTGTCCTCGAGATGAAACGGGAAAACCCACAGCTGAAACAAATCGAGGGGCTGGTGAAAGAGCTGCTGGAGAGGGAGGGACTCACAGCCGAAGGTGGGCCCTGGAGGGCGGGCTGGATTCAGAGCTGTTGGAAGGGCTTGCTGCCGAAGTGGAGGGGCTGGGAACCTCGGCCGGGGGCCCGGGGGCAGAGGACCTGCGCTGAAGCTCCCACCCCTCCTCTCTATTCACCAGCCGTCCCGATCCTTTCCAGGCAAAATTGAGATCAAGATTGTCCGACCGGGGACTGAAGGGACTGAGGAGGATGCACGCTGGCTGACTGATGAGGACACGAAAAACCTCAAGGAGATTTTCTTCAATATCTTGGTGAGAGGCGCCCCGCCCGCGAGTCCTGGACCTCCAGCCTTCCCTCTCCCGCAACCAGCTGAGGTGTTGAGGgtgtggttgagaatcctccagGCACCTCCCAGCCTCGCCGCtggctcagcctcagtttcctcatccgtaagaTGAGGCTGTTGGTTCTGGGCATCGGGCCCTCAGCAAGAGCCCCACGAGCCGTGTGCGCTGGCTCCTGCCTCCCCCATGCTTGCCCGCCCTCCCGGATCCTCCAGCGCCCGGGGCCTCCCTCGGCCTCTGCTCACCCCCGTGCCCTCCCACCAGGTGCAGGGAGCTGAAGAGGCGCAGAAGGAGCGGCAGCGGCAGAAAGAGCTGGAGAGCAATTACCGCCGGGTGTGGGGCTCTCGGGGCGGGGAGGGCATGGGGGACCTGGATGAATTTGACTTCTGATACCACCGCCTTTGGCTCGCCAAGGAGTCCAGAGTCTTCCTAGActggccctgcctccttccccccGATCCCCCGGGGCCCTGAAGGCAAAACAGCAGAGGAGAGCTGAGCTGTGAGCTGTGGACTTCGAGGCCCTCCTGGGGTGCAGAGGGGCCTCGGGTTGagtgctgctgctactgctgagAGCGCCCTCAAGACCTCCCAGGCCTGTGAGATTTGCTCTCCTGGGCTTCTCCACATACCCGCGTCCTTTCCTCCCGGCTTCCCCCGTGTCGTCTCCCAGCGTGTGGGTTCCTTTCCCCTCCCTACCTAGAGTGTTGTGAGATCTTTTGAGTGGAGTAGAGCAGGGGGAGCAAGAAGAGTGGGGCGGGTCAGCAGGCCCCAAGAGGcacgccccacccctgccccactccTGTTCAGAGgcgccttcccccttcccccagacTGGCTTGGGATGTCCTGCCCCTTTCCCTTTCCACACTGTTCCCTACAATCTGTGCTTCTGAGTTGAAGCACCTTCTCTCTGTTGCtgagaaaatgggaagaaagtTGCCCACCACCTCTGACACAATCCCATGAAAAGGGTAGGCTGCAGATCCACCCACCATGTTCTAGAACAATCAGGTTTCTAAATAAAGAACTGGACCATCACACCAtcaatcttttgttttcttttgggagGGGGTAGGTGGGTTTGGGGCTCAGTAGGGAGGAGACTTGGTGCTCTCCTCAGGATGGAGGGCATGCTCTCTGATCCCATTCTGTGCTCCACAGTCCAGGCAGTAGCAGTGGGGCTGGAGTATGCAGGAAGAGACCAGGATGGTGAAACAAAGCCTGCTGGCCTGGCCCTGACTGAAACACTTGCAGTGTTGGTGTCCCTTCTTTTCGTCATCTGTCCATTTCTGCTCCTTCTCTTCTCCCCCTTTATATCCCGAGAGCCACAAGGTACACACAGAGTTACCCCACCACAGGGATCCTCCTGCCGAGCTCTCCTACAGTGCTGCAGACTCCATCCCCATACCTGCCAGCCATACCACTTCATTTCCCAGAAAAGACCTCTACCTTTGGCCATGCCCAGAGAGAGGGCTGCTGCCCACACAGGCCAGCTTCCTAGTATGCCAGTGGTAGGCAGGCCTGGTTAGGTGTCTGTCTCCATCTCTTCCTCATTGCCAAGTGCAAATCTAGGTCCCCTGCTTCCCCCACTTTCTCCTCTTGCTCTGTCTGCATCTCTCAGGTGTGCAGCATTTTGCTGAAGACTCCGCTGACTCATGAGGTAAGGGATAGAGGGCATGGAACTCCCACGTCTCCAAAAGTGGAAAGAAGGATTCAATTGTTGAAGGAAGCTGTATGAGGCTGACCCTTTTCTTGCTGAAAGCGGTCTTGTACTTATTGTGCAAGTTATgcttaaattgttttatttaaaaatgcaaataggtAGGCTTCTGAAACCCTGCTTCCCCGATCCATTTGTGTTTCTTGAGGGGAGGGACCTAAGACACTGTCTCAAGTGCAGCTACAGTCAGAATGCTGGATTCAAATCCTCACCCATCCACTTACTATTAGTAGGGCCTTGAACAAGTTGTTTTAACTTTTCCGGTGCTGTATCCTCATGGGTAAACTGGATAACTGTACTGGCCtcgggtggttgtgaggattgaatgagatagAGGGTGTGTTGTActcttagcacagtacctggcccaCAGGAGGTGTTCAATAACATAATAAACCAGCTGATGAGTTCTGAAGAGACTAGATGATGGTACTTGGAGGCAAGAGTCATAGAAGGAATACCAAAAGCTGATCTGAAGCTATTTAGAATGGGAGAGTGGGGacaggctggggcaggagggTTACCTTTGATTTGATAGGGGTAGAATCTTATCATCAGAAAATGGAGTTctacagttagacttaattgatatcttcaGGCCACtacatccaaaaaataaaaataaaaacaaaaaacaatacacattctttttaagtgcacttggaacattctctaggatagaccacatactagAACACAAAATaagcctcagcaaatttaagaggaaagaaattatttcaagtatcttttctgactacaatggcacaaaactagaaatcaaccacagagagagaaacaagaaaaaaacaattacatggagattaaacaacatgccactaaaaaaaccaatgggtcaatgatgaaatcaaggaggaaatttaaaaataccttgagacaaaggaCAGTGAagacacaaccatacaaaatctatggggtgcagcaaaagcagtccttagagggaagttcacaactatacaggccttcctcaaaaaataagaaaaatctcaaataatcaacctaacctaccactaaaagaattagaaaaagaaagacaaacaaaacctaaagtcagcagaaggaaggaaataataaagatcagagagtaaataaaatagaaatttaaaaaacaataggaaaagtcaataaaaccaagagctagttctttgaaagggtaaacaaaatcgacaaacttctggccaggctcactaagaagaaaacagagaggacccaaacaaaataagaaatgaaagatgagaaataaccaatactgggcttccctggtggcacagtggttgagaatctgcctgccaatgcaggggacacgggttcgagccctggtctgggaagatcccacatgccgcggagcaactaagcccgtgagccacaactactgagcctgtgtgtctggagcctgtgctctgcaacgggagaggccgcgacagtgagagacccgcgcaccgcgatgaagagtggcccctgctcgccgcaactggagaaagccctcgcacagaaacgaagacccaacacagccaaaaataaataaataaataaataaattcataaaaaaaaaaaaagaaataaacaaacaccataaaagaatactatagggcttccctggtggcacagtggttaagaatccgcctgccaaggcaggggacacgggttcaagccctggtccgggaagatcccacatgccacggagcaacaaagcccgtgtgccacaactcctgagcctgcactctagagcccgtgagccacagctactaagcccacgtggcacaactactgaagcccacgcgcctagagcccgtgctctgcagcaagagaagccaccacaatgagaagcccacgcactgcaacgaagagtagcccccacccgccgcaactaaagaaagcctgcacacaggaacaaagacccaatgcagccaaaaattaaataaataaataaataaatattaaaaaaaaaaaaaagaatactataaacaattatgtaccaacaaattggacaacctagatggaaggacaaatttctagaaacatacatccaccaaaactgaatcaaaaagaaataggTAATTTGAAAAAACCAATCCCTAAGTGAAAcagaatctgtaattaaaaaaacaaaacaaacaaaacaaagcaaaacaaaaccaacccccttcaaacaaaagtccatgaccagatggcttcactgggggaattctaccaaacatacacaagaagaacttatactgatccttctcaaactcttccaaaagattgaagaggagggaacagtcCCAAAGTCATCCTATGAAGCctccaccaccctgataccaaaaccaagggcactacaaaaaaagaaaattacaggccaatatctttgatgaacataTAAgctaaaattctcaacaaagtattagcaaaccgaatccaacaacacataaaaaagatcacgCACCataatcaagttggattcatcccagggtcacaaggatggttcaacatacacaatcaatgtgataacaccacatcaacaaaagaaaagacaaaaaccacatgatcatctcaatagatgcagaaaaagcatctgataaaattcaacatccattcatgataaaaacccttaccacagtaggtatagagggaacatatctcaacataataaaagccatttatgacaaatccacagccaacataatactcaatggtgaaaagctgaaacccttcctgctaaaatctggaagaagacaaggatgcccacgcTCACCACTTCTATAGtattggaggtcctagccacagcaatcagacaaggaaaagaaataaaaggtatccaaattagaaggaaagaggtaaaactCATTTATGCAGATTAcattatactatatatagaaaactctaaagaccccatacaaaaactactagaactgataaacgaattcagcaaggtagtaggacacaagattaacatacagaaatctgttgcatttctttacactaacaatgaaatatcagaaagggaaagtaaaaaaccaatcccttttaaaatcatatccaaaaaaaaaaaaaacttaggaataaacctgaccaagaaggtgaaagacttacatgctgagcactataaaacattgataaaggaaagtgaagatgattcaaagaaatagaaatatagctcaagctcttggattggaagaattaatagtgttaaaatggccatactaccaaagcaatctacagatttaatgcaatccctatcaaattacccatgacatttttcacagaactgaaacaaataatcctaaaatgtatatggaaccataagagagttgccaaagcaatcctgaggaaaaagaacaaatccgGAGGCATAaacctacc
It encodes the following:
- the OS9 gene encoding protein OS-9 isoform X2, whose protein sequence is MAAETLLSSLLGLLLLGLLFPASLTGGVGSLNLEELSEMRYGIEILPLPVMGGQSQASDVVIVSSKYKQRYECRLPAGAIHFQREREEEAPAYQGPGIPELLSPMKDAPCLLKTKDWWTYEFCYGRHIQQYHMEDSEIKGEVLYLGYYQSAFNWNDETAKASKQHRLKRYHSQTYGNGSKCDLNGRPREAEVRFLCDEGAGISGDYIDRVDEPLSCSYVLTIRTPRLCPHPLLRPPPSAAPQAILCHPALQPEEYMAYIQRQADSQQYGDKATEGRQDLDPQIWSETKPGVMPQKKAGASLAKDDGKESDFWKMLHKPEEQAPERGEAQAEEQEPNLEATDPAPGSHDDFQNNVQVKVIRSPADLIRLIEELKGGTRKGKPKAGQEQPGDSAAEVPPRGPEVKEKGDPEHQNEVEEEEDDEDEEDDEDERQLLGEFEKELEGILLPSDRDRLRAEVKAGMERELESIIQETEKELDPDGLKKESERDRAMLALTSTLNKLIKRLEEKQAPELMKKHQKRRVVPQKRPPSPQPAEEDPEHRVRVRVTKLRHGGPNQDLTVLEMKRENPQLKQIEGLVKELLEREGLTAEGKIEIKIVRPGTEGTEEDARWLTDEDTKNLKEIFFNILVQGAEEAQKERQRQKELESNYRRVWGSRGGEGMGDLDEFDF
- the OS9 gene encoding protein OS-9 isoform X1, translating into MAAETLLSSLLGLLLLGLLFPASLTGGVGSLNLEELSEMRYGIEILPLPVMGGQSQASDVVIVSSKYKQRYECRLPAGAIHFQREREEEAPAYQGPGIPELLSPMKDAPCLLKTKDWWTYEFCYGRHIQQYHMEDSEIKGEVLYLGYYQSAFNWNDETAKASKQHRLKRYHSQTYGNGSKCDLNGRPREAEVRFLCDEGAGISGDYIDRVDEPLSCSYVLTIRTPRLCPHPLLRPPPSAAPQAILCHPALQPEEYMAYIQRQAVDSQQYGDKATEGRQDLDPQIWSETKPGVMPQKKAGASLAKDDGKESDFWKMLHKPEEQAPERGEAQAEEQEPNLEATDPAPGSHDDFQNNVQVKVIRSPADLIRLIEELKGGTRKGKPKAGQEQPGDSAAEVPPRGPEVKEKGDPEHQNEVEEEEDDEDEEDDEDERQLLGEFEKELEGILLPSDRDRLRAEVKAGMERELESIIQETEKELDPDGLKKESERDRAMLALTSTLNKLIKRLEEKQAPELMKKHQKRRVVPQKRPPSPQPAEEDPEHRVRVRVTKLRHGGPNQDLTVLEMKRENPQLKQIEGLVKELLEREGLTAEGKIEIKIVRPGTEGTEEDARWLTDEDTKNLKEIFFNILVQGAEEAQKERQRQKELESNYRRVWGSRGGEGMGDLDEFDF
- the OS9 gene encoding protein OS-9 isoform X3; this translates as MAAETLLSSLLGLLLLGLLFPASLTGGVGSLNLEELSEMRYGIEILPLPVMGGQSQASDVVIVSSKYKQRYECRLPAGAIHFQREREEEAPAYQGPGIPELLSPMKDAPCLLKTKDWWTYEFCYGRHIQQYHMEDSEIKGEVLYLGYYQSAFNWNDETAKASKQHRLKRYHSQTYGNGSKCDLNGRPREAEVRFLCDEGAGISGDYIDRVDEPLSCSYVLTIRTPRLCPHPLLRPPPSAAPQAILCHPALQPEEYMAYIQRQAVDSQQYGDKATEGRQDLDPQIWSETKPGVMPQKKAGASLAKDDGKESDFWKMLHKPEEQAPERGEAQAEEQEPNLEATDPAPGSHDDFQNNVQVKVIRSPADLIRLIEELKGGTRKGKPKAGQEQPGDSAAEVPPRGPEVKEKGDPEHQNEVEEEEDDEDEEDDEDERQLLGEFEKELEGILLPSDRDRLRAEVKAGMERELESIIQETEKELDPDGLKKESERDRAMLALTSTLNKLIKRLEEKQAPELMKKHQKRRVVPQKRPPSPQPAGKIEIKIVRPGTEGTEEDARWLTDEDTKNLKEIFFNILVQGAEEAQKERQRQKELESNYRRVWGSRGGEGMGDLDEFDF
- the OS9 gene encoding protein OS-9 isoform X4, producing MAAETLLSSLLGLLLLGLLFPASLTGGVGSLNLEELSEMRYGIEILPLPVMGGQSQASDVVIVSSKYKQRYECRLPAGAIHFQREREEEAPAYQGPGIPELLSPMKDAPCLLKTKDWWTYEFCYGRHIQQYHMEDSEIKGEVLYLGYYQSAFNWNDETAKASKQHRLKRYHSQTYGNGSKCDLNGRPREAEVRFLCDEGAGISGDYIDRVDEPLSCSYVLTIRTPRLCPHPLLRPPPSAAPQAILCHPALQPEEYMAYIQRQADSQQYGDKATEGRQDLDPQIWSETKPGVMPQKKAGASLAKDDGKESDFWKMLHKPEEQAPERGEAQAEEQEPNLEATDPAPGSHDDFQNNVQVKVIRSPADLIRLIEELKGGTRKGKPKAGQEQPGDSAAEVPPRGPEVKEKGDPEHQNEVEEEEDDEDEEDDEDERQLLGEFEKELEGILLPSDRDRLRAEVKAGMERELESIIQETEKELDPDGLKKESERDRAMLALTSTLNKLIKRLEEKQAPELMKKHQKRRVVPQKRPPSPQPAGKIEIKIVRPGTEGTEEDARWLTDEDTKNLKEIFFNILVQGAEEAQKERQRQKELESNYRRVWGSRGGEGMGDLDEFDF